A single genomic interval of Salinarchaeum sp. IM2453 harbors:
- a CDS encoding MoxR family ATPase, protein MSFDRASKQIDQIISALNDAVVADRQFFESMLTGALIRRHVLIEDVPGTGKTLTARSLATVLGLEFGRIQFTPDLLPADITGSMVFDEQRNEFRLNRGPIFANIVLADEINRAPAKTQAALLEAMEEKQVSIADETLSLPTPFFVLATQNPVEQEGTFTLPESQRDRFVIKTSIGYPTRDAEANLITRRLDRTAATPTPSRTTTVDAFSTLQQMPEYVHVAPEIQDYLLDIGRATRDHPRVDVGVSPRGIQHFVEASRARAVIHGREYVVPDDVKTLAVPVLAHRLVLSSSAHVDGITRTAVIEDVLGDISVPAVNSA, encoded by the coding sequence ATGTCGTTTGACCGGGCTTCAAAACAGATTGACCAGATTATCAGTGCCCTTAATGATGCGGTTGTTGCAGACAGACAGTTTTTTGAGTCAATGCTAACCGGGGCATTGATTCGCCGACATGTACTAATTGAGGATGTCCCTGGCACGGGGAAAACGCTGACTGCTCGCTCGCTTGCGACCGTGCTTGGTCTTGAGTTTGGCCGCATTCAGTTCACGCCAGACCTGCTCCCAGCTGATATTACTGGGTCAATGGTTTTTGATGAACAGCGCAATGAATTTCGGCTTAATCGTGGGCCAATCTTTGCGAATATTGTCCTTGCTGATGAAATTAATCGTGCACCAGCAAAAACCCAAGCAGCCTTACTCGAAGCAATGGAAGAAAAACAAGTAAGCATTGCCGATGAAACGCTTTCGCTGCCGACGCCGTTTTTTGTCCTTGCAACACAGAACCCTGTTGAACAGGAAGGGACATTCACACTCCCTGAATCACAGCGAGACCGGTTTGTCATCAAAACCAGTATTGGGTATCCAACCCGGGATGCCGAAGCCAACTTGATTACACGTCGACTTGATCGTACTGCAGCAACCCCGACCCCTAGCCGCACAACAACAGTTGATGCGTTTAGCACGCTGCAACAGATGCCAGAATACGTCCATGTTGCCCCCGAGATTCAGGACTACCTTCTTGACATCGGACGGGCAACCCGTGACCATCCGCGTGTTGACGTTGGTGTTTCCCCACGCGGAATCCAGCATTTTGTTGAAGCAAGCCGAGCCCGTGCGGTTATTCATGGCCGCGAGTATGTTGTCCCAGACGATGTCAAGACACTTGCTGTTCCTGTGCTTGCACATCGACTTGTATTAAGCTCTTCTGCCCACGTCGATGGCATTACACGGACTGCAGTCATTGAAGATGTGCTTGGAGACATCAGCGTTCCGGCGGTCAACTCTGCGTGA